Proteins encoded within one genomic window of Spirochaeta isovalerica:
- the secA gene encoding preprotein translocase subunit SecA, which yields MLEKIVTALVGSKHERDLKKLIPILHKINEKESWAMSLKKEQFPLQTAEFRERISKGETTDDLLPEAFALAREAARRTLGERPYDVQLLGGIVLHQGKIMEMKTGEGKTLSSVAASYLNSLEGKGVHVVTVNDYLAERDAQWMDPVFSYLGVTVGAILSNMDPEARQIEYSKDITYGTNNEFGFDYLRDNMRWDFSKKAQKHHHYCIIDEIDSILIDEARTPLIISGAVDEATGKFKTADQMIKKLKECEKDPATGDYPLDDPLSKEQPPGDYKLDEKSKRVVFTDEGMNHIEEELLKRNEIQGSLFDEQNFEWIHYITQAMKAHHLFHLDVDYVIQDNQVQIVDEFTGRVLHGRRYSEGLHQAIEAKENIKIAKRNRTLASITFQNYFRMYDKISGMTGTADTEAREFTKIYNLDVIVIPTNRPVKRLDDNDVIYLNEQFKFNAICDDIERIHKTGQPILVGTVSVEKSEVLSALLRKRGIRHEILNAKNHHREALIIGEAGAKGSVTIATNMAGRGTDIKLGGNLDMRVRKKVGTDASPEQFREAVEKELPQWRKDNQEIKDLGGLYVIGTERHESRRIDNQLRGRSGRQGDPGHSQFYISLDDTLMRLFGGERFKSLMGRLGMEGGEPIYHNLINKSIERAQSRVEDRNYEIRKHLLDYDDVLNTQRNFIYELRDNILTSSSLLEEIVETGYEINSILFNDYKSDLKHEKKEDALFRLMERLKNNFFYIPDETSEELMSLSVEDLEKKVLEDLKTEMEDKIQTVGHDQIKQFVTFDYLRNLDLKWQEHLENLDALREAVSLRSYAQKNPLAEYKREGFEIFSQLNEDVKIAVTRKVFKVKIRKERDPVQARARQRIAPAQADHKAIGSFGALRNKERAEASGAAVQVKRNEPKVGRNDPCPCGSGKKYKKCCGA from the coding sequence ATGTTAGAAAAGATAGTTACAGCCCTTGTAGGTTCAAAACACGAACGGGATCTCAAAAAGCTTATCCCGATACTTCACAAAATAAATGAAAAAGAATCCTGGGCTATGTCCCTTAAAAAGGAACAGTTCCCTCTGCAGACAGCCGAATTCAGAGAGAGAATATCCAAAGGGGAAACAACCGACGATCTTCTGCCGGAAGCTTTTGCCCTGGCCAGAGAAGCTGCCAGGAGAACCCTGGGCGAACGGCCATACGATGTCCAGCTCCTCGGGGGGATTGTCCTCCACCAGGGAAAAATCATGGAAATGAAAACAGGAGAAGGTAAAACTCTGTCGAGTGTGGCCGCCTCCTACCTCAACTCCCTAGAAGGCAAAGGAGTCCACGTCGTAACGGTCAACGACTATCTAGCCGAACGTGACGCCCAGTGGATGGATCCCGTCTTCTCCTATCTCGGAGTGACTGTCGGTGCCATTCTCTCTAATATGGACCCAGAAGCCAGACAGATTGAATACAGTAAAGACATTACTTACGGAACCAATAATGAATTCGGTTTCGACTATCTCCGCGATAATATGCGTTGGGACTTCAGCAAAAAAGCTCAGAAACATCATCATTACTGTATAATCGATGAGATCGACTCCATTCTGATTGACGAAGCGAGAACGCCGCTAATTATATCCGGAGCCGTTGACGAAGCTACCGGAAAATTCAAAACCGCCGATCAGATGATAAAAAAGCTTAAAGAGTGTGAGAAAGATCCGGCTACGGGAGACTACCCGCTCGATGACCCTCTTTCGAAAGAGCAGCCTCCGGGAGATTACAAGCTCGATGAAAAAAGCAAAAGAGTCGTTTTTACCGATGAGGGAATGAACCATATAGAAGAAGAGCTGCTGAAGAGAAATGAGATTCAGGGTTCACTTTTTGACGAGCAGAACTTCGAATGGATTCACTACATCACACAGGCCATGAAAGCTCACCATCTCTTCCATCTCGATGTGGATTATGTGATCCAGGACAATCAGGTTCAGATAGTCGATGAGTTCACCGGCCGCGTCCTTCACGGTAGACGTTATTCCGAAGGCCTTCATCAGGCGATAGAAGCCAAGGAAAATATTAAAATAGCCAAACGGAACAGGACGCTGGCTTCCATTACGTTTCAGAACTATTTCCGAATGTACGATAAAATCTCCGGTATGACCGGTACTGCCGATACGGAAGCCAGAGAGTTTACCAAGATTTATAATCTCGATGTTATCGTCATTCCGACAAACAGACCGGTTAAAAGACTCGATGACAATGATGTCATCTACCTGAACGAACAATTCAAATTCAATGCTATCTGTGATGATATCGAACGGATACACAAAACCGGCCAGCCTATTCTCGTAGGTACAGTTTCCGTCGAGAAATCCGAAGTTCTCTCCGCTTTGCTGAGAAAACGCGGTATCAGACATGAAATACTTAATGCGAAAAATCACCACAGAGAAGCTCTGATAATCGGTGAAGCCGGAGCAAAGGGTTCCGTTACCATTGCGACGAACATGGCCGGACGCGGTACTGACATCAAGCTTGGCGGGAACCTTGACATGCGGGTTCGCAAAAAAGTCGGTACCGATGCTTCGCCCGAACAATTTCGCGAAGCCGTGGAAAAGGAATTGCCTCAGTGGCGTAAGGATAATCAGGAGATCAAGGATCTCGGAGGACTGTACGTTATTGGAACGGAAAGACATGAGTCCAGACGTATCGATAATCAGCTCCGTGGCCGTTCGGGACGTCAGGGTGACCCGGGGCATTCGCAGTTCTATATTTCTCTTGACGATACTCTTATGAGGCTTTTCGGCGGCGAGCGCTTTAAGAGCCTTATGGGCCGTCTCGGAATGGAAGGCGGAGAACCGATTTATCATAATCTTATAAACAAATCGATTGAACGTGCCCAGAGCCGTGTTGAAGACAGAAACTACGAAATCAGAAAACACCTTCTCGATTATGATGATGTCCTCAATACTCAGAGAAATTTTATTTATGAACTGAGGGACAATATTCTTACAAGCAGTTCATTGCTTGAGGAGATCGTCGAAACGGGCTACGAAATCAATTCGATTCTTTTCAACGATTACAAATCTGATCTGAAACACGAAAAGAAAGAAGACGCTCTTTTCCGGCTTATGGAGCGACTGAAAAATAATTTCTTTTATATTCCCGACGAGACCTCTGAAGAGCTGATGTCACTTTCTGTCGAAGATCTGGAGAAAAAGGTTCTAGAAGATCTTAAAACAGAAATGGAAGATAAGATACAGACAGTCGGTCATGATCAGATTAAGCAATTTGTGACTTTTGATTATCTGAGAAATCTCGATTTGAAATGGCAGGAGCACCTGGAAAATCTTGATGCTCTCAGAGAAGCGGTATCCCTCAGATCGTACGCTCAGAAAAATCCTCTTGCCGAATACAAACGGGAAGGTTTTGAAATTTTCAGTCAGCTGAATGAAGACGTGAAAATCGCCGTTACAAGAAAAGTATTCAAGGTCAAAATTCGAAAAGAAAGGGATCCTGTACAGGCCCGGGCGAGACAGAGGATAGCACCGGCACAGGCCGATCACAAGGCTATCGGCTCCTTCGGAGCCCTCAGAAACAAAGAAAGGGCTGAAGCCAGCGGAGCAGCCGTACAGGTGAAGAGGAACGAACCCAAAGTGGGGAGAAACGATCCATGCCCATGCGGAAGCGGTAAGAAATATAAAAAATGCTGCGGAGCCTGA